A single Mercenaria mercenaria strain notata chromosome 9, MADL_Memer_1, whole genome shotgun sequence DNA region contains:
- the LOC128559538 gene encoding uncharacterized protein LOC128559538 has translation MAQADSVQYLKDFLSEERNERLKSVLRLLLTELRGGLARSNVFLSRVKATNANSCVCFSEATLDAEVHRDELDLKISAPYVVFFVRGYTILAAFLDEGNPRIPENKAESQALQDLLQFLDNTSGQSPLTENIEDGKCEGESEATLAVRMTHHLLVPLAPHKTFMIDSYPGLELTGCCADEHPMNEHQGDTSFGCRKGWHGRADILLMDDEIPLTVVETEGNEVDFDMVSVSSDSSVEVKKVKKGDDFTPESLSQLLAQAIVNSFVQKGKNPKSHNSMVPGIGLCSKRLIVSLYDCVDDILVTTGPIDLQSQIGRFKINLRTVIILWLALNHGLFGNKTPKQYTKYTAEFHKVVGPVQLEAYMNESEQPLKTRLDEGYSSKYFNDVSEEAGCYLNDCYLNDMIEDVTAKIPFISAK, from the exons ATGGCGCAAGCTGATTCGGTGCAATACTTGAAGGATTTCTTGTCAGAAGAAAGAAACGAAAGGCTCAAATCCGTTTTGAGACTTTTATTGACTGAGCTTAGAGGTGGACTTGCACGATCAAATGTCTTTTTGTCCCGTGTTAAAGCAACAAATGCCAATTCTTGTGTTTGTTTCAGCGAAGCAACACTAGATGCTGAAGTACACCGAGATGAATTAGATTTAAAAATCAGCGCACcatatgttgtattttttgtgCGTGGCTATACCATACTGGCAGCATTCTTGGATGAAGGCAACCCAAGAATACCAGAGAACAAAGCTGAAAGTCAGGCTCTTCAGGATTTGTTGCAGTTCCTTGATAACACAAGCG GGCAGTCGCCTCTTACTGAGAATATAGAGGATGGTAAATGTGAGGGGGAATCAGAGGCAACATTAGCAGTTAGAATGACTCACCATTTGTTGGTTCCCCTTGCACCGCATAAAACCTTTATGATTGATTCCTACCCTGGTTTAGAATTGACGGGATGTTGTGCAGATGAACATCCAATGAATGAGCATCAAGGAGATACATCTTTTG GTTGCAGGAAGGGCTGGCATGGACGTGCTGATATCTTATTAATGGATGATGAAATACCATTGACTGTTGTAGAAACTGAAGGAAATGAAGTGGATTTTGACATGGTTTCTGTGAGCTCGGATTCTTCAGTTGAagtgaaaaaagtgaaaaagggTGATGACTTCACTCCGGAAAGCCTGTCACAATTACTAGCACAGGCAATAGTTAATTCGTTTGtacaaaaagggaaaaacccTAAATCACATAATTCAATGGTTCCTGGAATAGGACTTTGTTCAAAGAGATTGATTGTAAGCCTGTATGATTGTGTAGATGATATTCTAGTAACAACTGGACCTATAGATCTGCAGTCACAAATTGGTCGCTTTAAAATTAACCTTAGAACTGTCATTATTCTCTGGTTAGCATTAAATCATGGTTTATTTGGTAATAAAACCCCAAAGCAATATACAAAGTACACAGCTGAATTTCATAAAGTGGTGGGTCCAGTACAGCTTGAGGCATATATGAATGAATCAGAGCAGCCATTGAAAACGAGATTAGACGAGGGGTATTCTTCGAAGTATTTTAATGACGTGAGTGAGGAGGCAGGTTGTTATCTGAATGATTGTTATCTGAATGATATGATCGAAGATGTCACAGCCAAAATACCATTTATTTCAGCGAAATAA